A window of the Lolium perenne isolate Kyuss_39 chromosome 7, Kyuss_2.0, whole genome shotgun sequence genome harbors these coding sequences:
- the LOC127311561 gene encoding uncharacterized protein, which produces MSLCLRRRGMEVMMTHILISMISRGGNENDFSAKRAKSTGEKNGDTGTSNSQPDINTKSVCTLGCKGDNVDAGDIKSKTVLESKNTPSSVVEGVDKSGLHTPITSQQYTQAGMLNKAYAPVSPRVGEVLAQRTSITPGVHGARAPEHAQLGQQGVAASSAKHAIVSPRSTVATERAIAAVPRDTVHVGDDLAATQHAVHGFDTNMHMYGASPGKDTSIKQDKGNADTPSAPVILMKETPRTYTKEQIVAFGGIQEEARRDVRSSGRLRSQRMPI; this is translated from the exons ATGTCACTATGTCTGAGGCGCCGGGGGATGGAGGTGATGATGACTCACATTCTAATCTCCATGATAAGTCGGGGGGGTAATGAAAATGATTTTAGTGCTAAAAGAGCTAAGAGCACAGGGGAGAAGAATGGTGATACAGGAACATCAAACTCTCAGCCTGATATTAATACAAAATCAGTTTGCACGCTTGGCTGCAAGGGTGACAATGTTGATGCTGGGGACATCAAGAGCAAAACTGTGCTTGAGTCTAAAAATACACCAAG TTCTGTGGTGGAGGGTGTCGACAAGTCTGGGCTGCATACACCTATAACTAGTCAACAGTACACACAGGCTGGGATGCTTAATAAGGCGTATGCGCCTGTTTCTCCGCGCGTCGGCGAGGTTCTGGCGCAGCGAACGTCGATCACGCCTGGGGTGCATGGCGCACGCGCCCCGGAGCATGCTCAGCTGGGCCAGCAGGGTGTCGCTGCTTCGTCTGCGAAGCATGCGATCGTCTCGCCGCGCAGCACAGTGGCGACTGAGCgagctattgcggcagtgccgcgCGACACAGTGCATGTGGGCGACGACCTGGCTGCAACGCAGCACGCTGTGCATGGATTTGACACAAACATGCACATGTATGGGGCATCGCCGGGGAAGGATACGTCCATCAAGCAAGACAAG GGAAATGCGGATACCCCATCGGCTCCAGTTATTTTGATGAAAGAGACACCTAGGACATACACTAAAGAGCAAATTGTGGCCTTTGGGGGAATTCAAGAGGAGGCGAGGAGGGATGTGCGGTCGAGTGGAAGACTGCGCTCTCAGCGAATGCCGATATGA